From a single Saccharomonospora amisosensis genomic region:
- a CDS encoding crotonase/enoyl-CoA hydratase family protein, which yields MSAPLRTETADGVRSIVLSRPDEYNTITPQLRDALSAAIDEADADPEVRVMLLRAEGPAFCAGYGLGWSTELQAQEQSNDRGWDSVADMRLLSTFVDTYLKLWYAAKPTIAAVHGWCIAGGTDMVLCADIVVAADNAVFGYPPSRVWGTPTTAMWVYRLGFERAKRYLLTGDEIPARTAADIGLVLEAVPEEKLLDHAFGLAKRMAMVPANQLQMLKLLCNQTAENMGLSSSRTLGTLFDGVARHTQEGRDFVRRVSEAGVRQAVRERDDPFGDYGSRPRAQ from the coding sequence GTGAGCGCCCCACTGCGCACGGAGACCGCCGACGGGGTCCGCTCGATCGTGCTCAGCAGGCCCGACGAGTACAACACCATCACCCCGCAGTTGCGGGACGCGTTGAGCGCCGCGATCGACGAGGCCGACGCCGACCCGGAGGTGCGGGTGATGCTGCTGCGCGCCGAAGGGCCCGCGTTCTGCGCCGGGTACGGGCTGGGCTGGTCGACCGAGCTGCAGGCACAGGAGCAGAGCAACGACCGCGGCTGGGACTCGGTGGCCGACATGCGCCTGCTGTCCACGTTCGTCGACACCTACCTGAAGCTGTGGTACGCGGCCAAACCCACCATCGCCGCCGTGCACGGGTGGTGCATCGCGGGCGGCACCGACATGGTGCTGTGCGCCGACATCGTGGTGGCGGCCGACAACGCGGTGTTCGGCTACCCGCCCTCGCGGGTGTGGGGAACACCGACCACGGCCATGTGGGTCTACCGGCTGGGTTTCGAGCGGGCTAAGCGTTACCTGCTCACCGGCGACGAGATCCCGGCCCGCACGGCGGCCGACATCGGCCTTGTGCTGGAGGCCGTACCGGAGGAGAAGTTACTCGACCACGCGTTCGGGCTCGCCAAGCGCATGGCCATGGTGCCCGCCAACCAACTGCAGATGCTCAAACTGCTGTGCAACCAAACGGCCGAGAACATGGGACTGTCGTCCTCGCGCACGCTGGGCACGCTGTTCGACGGCGTCGCCCGGCACACCCAGGAGGGGCGCGACTTCGTCCGGCGAGTGAGCGAGGCCGGCGTCCGGCAGGCGGTGCGTGAGCGCGACGACCCCTTCGGCGACTACGGCTCGCGACCGCGCGCTCAGTAG
- a CDS encoding CAP domain-containing protein gives MSGPSSRLQSLLVMASVLVGVLAAAGSHLLWLRPSDAATESAQPGDREPGAYDSAARRTAESRQATTQAPTTEPTTTTDSSVPGTTQADPTTTTTRRSPLTPPSTTSTPSPEPTTDRPSEPADAVAEVVALVNQERARAGCAAVHVDTSLASAAQQHSDDMARRDYLSHTSPEGERFDERIEDAGYSSPAAENIAMGLSSAEAVMDAWMASDGHRSNILNCDITAIGVGLNASGWYWTQTFGY, from the coding sequence GTGTCCGGCCCCAGTTCACGCCTGCAATCACTGCTGGTGATGGCGAGCGTGCTCGTGGGGGTCCTGGCAGCAGCGGGCAGTCACCTGCTGTGGTTGCGCCCCAGCGACGCCGCGACCGAGTCCGCACAGCCCGGCGATCGGGAACCCGGTGCCTACGACAGCGCGGCACGCAGGACGGCCGAGAGCCGACAGGCCACAACGCAGGCACCGACCACCGAACCAACCACCACGACCGATAGCAGCGTGCCGGGCACCACCCAGGCGGACCCGACCACCACCACGACCAGGCGATCGCCCCTCACGCCGCCGAGCACAACCAGCACACCCTCGCCCGAACCGACAACGGATCGACCTTCCGAGCCTGCCGACGCCGTCGCCGAGGTGGTGGCGCTGGTGAACCAGGAACGTGCGCGAGCAGGCTGTGCCGCAGTGCACGTCGACACCAGCTTGGCCAGCGCGGCCCAGCAACACAGCGACGACATGGCTCGCCGTGACTACCTTTCACACACCTCCCCGGAGGGCGAGCGGTTCGACGAGCGCATCGAGGACGCCGGGTACTCCAGCCCGGCCGCGGAGAACATCGCTATGGGCCTTTCCAGCGCGGAAGCGGTCATGGACGCCTGGATGGCCTCCGACGGTCACCGCAGCAACATCCTCAACTGCGACATCACCGCGATCGGTGTCGGGCTGAACGCCTCCGGCTGGTACTGGACGCAGACCTTCGGCTACTGA
- the dcd gene encoding dCTP deaminase, producing MLLSDRDLRKALEAGRLGVDPFDPAMVQPSSIDVRLDRFFRVFDNSKYTHIDPKLRQDELTSLVEKDGEDAFVLHPGEFVLASTFEIVTLPDDLAGRLEGKSSLGRLGLLTHSTAGFIDPGFTGHITLELSNVANLPITLWPGMKIGQLCLFQLSSAAEFPYGSARVGSRYQGQRGPTPSRAYRNFDRVDTRR from the coding sequence GTGCTGCTGAGTGACCGCGACCTGCGCAAAGCGCTTGAAGCCGGACGGTTGGGGGTCGACCCGTTCGACCCCGCGATGGTGCAACCGTCCAGCATCGACGTGCGGCTGGATCGCTTCTTCCGCGTTTTCGACAACAGCAAGTACACCCACATCGACCCGAAACTGCGGCAGGACGAGCTCACGTCGCTGGTGGAGAAGGACGGCGAGGACGCTTTCGTGCTCCATCCTGGCGAGTTCGTACTCGCATCGACGTTCGAGATCGTCACCCTCCCCGACGACCTGGCGGGCAGGCTCGAAGGCAAGTCGTCGCTGGGTCGGCTCGGGTTGCTGACACACTCCACGGCAGGCTTCATCGATCCCGGCTTCACCGGGCACATCACCCTCGAGCTGTCGAACGTGGCGAACCTGCCCATCACACTTTGGCCGGGCATGAAGATCGGCCAACTCTGCCTGTTCCAGCTCTCCAGCGCCGCCGAGTTCCCCTACGGTTCGGCGCGGGTCGGGTCGCGTTACCAGGGGCAGCGTGGCCCAACGCCGAGCAGGGCGTACCGCAACTTCGACCGGGTCGACACCCGCAGGTAG
- a CDS encoding oxygenase MpaB family protein — MKADDRLPDPELLRQGGLWLATRLFAPGDIRGTEPQLRRLREFAQEEDPLADAVVDMFRGSRDNGRALFEQALEHGIDAVDDPPPELEAFFRAVEATPYWVDPDRVERGARAITRTGLLGLFPLGDMSLMGGYLAARATKPLVGTGNIEYAASKRLVETGIWWIDVTTPGALRAGERGYVSALRVRLVHAHVRAAMNRREDWDYEAWDRPVNQVQTAGTLLLFSLVYVLGMQLLGVRYSAAERADILHLWRYVGWLMGIREELLPATEEDSWRLLWLLAATEFIPDEDSKRLAAALLRSHAEVGAGRGAIGKVLAHVSVRVHSSISRLTLGRENADYLGLPNDPIAQGAVLAAAATNFAAETVRRWVPGATTVQERIGAIGRRRYAEQLGKLFRADRSYARHMRTEGKPAA, encoded by the coding sequence ATGAAGGCCGACGACCGGCTGCCGGACCCGGAGTTGCTGCGCCAGGGCGGCCTCTGGCTAGCCACGAGGCTGTTCGCTCCTGGCGACATCCGTGGCACCGAGCCGCAACTGCGGCGGCTACGCGAGTTCGCGCAGGAGGAGGACCCGCTCGCCGACGCCGTCGTCGACATGTTCCGTGGCAGCCGGGACAACGGCCGCGCCCTGTTCGAACAGGCGCTGGAGCACGGGATCGACGCGGTCGACGACCCGCCCCCTGAACTCGAGGCGTTCTTCCGTGCGGTGGAGGCCACGCCGTACTGGGTGGACCCCGACCGTGTCGAACGCGGGGCCCGTGCCATCACCCGCACGGGTTTGTTGGGCCTGTTCCCGCTGGGGGACATGTCCCTGATGGGCGGCTACCTGGCAGCTCGCGCGACGAAGCCGCTGGTCGGTACGGGCAACATCGAGTACGCGGCGAGCAAGCGGCTGGTGGAGACGGGGATCTGGTGGATCGACGTCACCACCCCTGGCGCCCTTCGGGCAGGCGAGCGAGGCTATGTCTCCGCGCTGCGGGTTCGGTTGGTGCACGCCCACGTCCGCGCCGCGATGAACCGGCGCGAGGACTGGGACTACGAGGCGTGGGACCGCCCGGTCAACCAGGTGCAGACGGCTGGCACGCTGCTGCTGTTCTCGCTGGTCTACGTGTTGGGTATGCAACTGCTCGGCGTCCGCTACAGTGCGGCCGAACGCGCCGACATCCTGCACCTGTGGCGCTACGTCGGCTGGCTGATGGGTATCCGCGAAGAGCTGCTGCCCGCCACGGAAGAAGACTCCTGGCGCCTGCTCTGGCTGCTCGCGGCCACCGAGTTCATCCCCGATGAGGACTCCAAACGGCTCGCCGCCGCGCTGTTGCGTTCACACGCCGAGGTCGGAGCGGGCCGCGGCGCGATCGGCAAGGTGCTGGCCCACGTTTCCGTGCGCGTGCACTCCTCCATCAGCAGGCTCACGCTGGGCAGGGAGAACGCCGACTACCTCGGGTTGCCCAACGATCCCATCGCGCAGGGCGCCGTGCTCGCGGCGGCGGCGACCAACTTCGCCGCCGAGACCGTCCGCCGGTGGGTGCCGGGCGCCACCACGGTGCAGGAACGCATCGGGGCGATAGGGCGGCGCCGTTACGCTGAGCAGCTGGGCAAACTGTTTCGCGCCGACCGCAGCTACGCCAGGCACATGCGCACCGAGGGAAAGCCCGCCGCCTGA
- a CDS encoding nuclear transport factor 2 family protein, with the protein MSHDSRAIVQAAWQAFASHDADRIAAVFTEDAEWLAPPGNATAIALDGPSHMVGREAIARFLAEDFLRLFVRDVAVTFHGLHADGDRVIVEETMTATLANGNHYTNDYCLVFELQDGLIHRVREYMDTARGHRMIFGEATAAPADGPITGMSQR; encoded by the coding sequence ATGTCACACGACAGTCGAGCCATCGTCCAGGCGGCATGGCAGGCGTTCGCAAGTCACGACGCCGACCGGATCGCCGCGGTCTTCACCGAGGACGCCGAGTGGCTGGCTCCGCCGGGGAACGCCACCGCGATCGCGCTGGACGGCCCGAGCCACATGGTCGGCAGGGAAGCCATCGCGCGCTTTCTTGCCGAGGACTTCCTCCGGTTGTTCGTGCGCGATGTCGCGGTCACATTCCACGGCCTCCACGCAGACGGCGACCGAGTGATCGTGGAGGAAACCATGACGGCGACGCTGGCCAACGGCAACCACTACACCAACGACTATTGCTTGGTCTTCGAGCTCCAAGACGGCCTCATCCACCGGGTCCGCGAATACATGGACACCGCCCGCGGACACCGCATGATCTTTGGGGAAGCCACGGCCGCCCCGGCAGACGGTCCGATCACCGGCATGTCGCAACGCTGA
- the trpS gene encoding tryptophan--tRNA ligase, whose product MTTQRMLTGDRPTGKLHLGHYVGSLANRVRLQHRYETFLILADLHMLTTANRADDIARVTGNVREQVLDALAAGIDPARATFYLQSAIGEVAELNTLLQSLVTVPRLQRVPSLKEMSRAAGEAEMSYALLGYPVLQAADILCVKAHAVPVGQDNHAHVEVTREIARRFNHLYGETFPVPELVRSDVTSLIGTDGRAKMSKSLDNAIYLSDSADDVRRKVAGMFTDPNRIRPDVPGRVEGNPVFEYHRAFNDDHAQVAELEARYREGRVGDVEVKQALAAALNRFLDPMRERRNRYEQQSGLVEEIVVTGTERTRQVVRQVVFEARKAMGLAGAYNRLRRTAERHARR is encoded by the coding sequence ATGACCACGCAACGCATGCTCACCGGCGACCGCCCGACCGGCAAGCTGCATCTCGGGCACTACGTCGGCAGCCTGGCGAATCGGGTGCGGCTACAGCATCGCTACGAGACGTTCCTGATCCTTGCCGACCTGCACATGCTGACCACCGCCAACCGCGCCGATGACATCGCGCGGGTAACGGGGAACGTACGCGAGCAGGTGCTCGACGCGCTGGCGGCCGGTATCGACCCGGCACGCGCGACCTTCTACCTGCAGTCGGCCATCGGGGAGGTCGCAGAGTTGAATACGTTGCTGCAAAGCCTGGTGACCGTGCCGCGGCTGCAACGTGTCCCCAGTCTCAAGGAGATGAGCCGCGCCGCGGGCGAGGCCGAAATGTCCTACGCACTGCTGGGGTACCCGGTCTTGCAAGCCGCCGACATCCTCTGCGTGAAAGCCCACGCCGTGCCCGTTGGGCAGGACAACCACGCACACGTCGAGGTGACACGGGAGATCGCGCGCCGGTTCAACCACCTCTACGGCGAGACCTTCCCGGTGCCGGAACTGGTGCGCAGCGACGTCACCAGTCTCATCGGCACCGACGGCCGAGCGAAGATGAGCAAATCGCTCGACAACGCGATCTACCTATCGGACAGTGCCGACGACGTCCGCCGCAAGGTCGCGGGCATGTTCACCGACCCCAACCGGATCCGCCCCGACGTGCCCGGCCGGGTGGAGGGCAACCCGGTGTTCGAGTACCACCGCGCCTTCAACGATGACCACGCCCAGGTCGCCGAGTTGGAGGCGCGCTACCGGGAAGGTCGGGTCGGCGACGTCGAGGTGAAGCAGGCGCTGGCGGCCGCGCTCAACCGGTTCCTCGACCCGATGCGGGAGCGCCGGAATCGCTACGAGCAGCAGTCGGGCCTGGTCGAAGAGATCGTCGTCACCGGCACCGAACGCACCCGCCAGGTTGTGCGGCAAGTGGTGTTCGAAGCGCGCAAGGCCATGGGACTGGCCGGCGCCTACAACAGGTTGCGCCGCACGGCCGAACGCCACGCCCGCCGCTGA
- a CDS encoding GNAT family N-acetyltransferase: MLIESLATRPDLLDPALELGDIGAEFMRHDPVADLTRAARLATRWPEYFLVLLDDGVPVARAVGVPLAFPTGERGELPDHGWDGAILWAFEDAVDGRAPTTLVALDVQVAAEHRGRGIAARALAALRTNAREHGLARLAIPVRPTQKQDRPDETMADYLLRRRADGYSADAWLRTHERVGGRFVKVAPFAMTITGTLRQWEEWTGKVLRPGPNVVDGALVPVVANVEQDIGVYVEPNVWFEHCP; encoded by the coding sequence ATGCTCATCGAGAGCCTGGCGACCCGTCCCGACCTGCTCGACCCTGCCCTGGAACTCGGCGACATCGGTGCCGAGTTCATGCGGCACGATCCGGTCGCCGACCTGACCCGCGCCGCCAGGCTGGCAACACGATGGCCCGAGTATTTCCTCGTGCTGCTCGACGACGGCGTGCCGGTCGCCAGGGCCGTCGGTGTCCCGCTGGCGTTTCCCACCGGCGAACGAGGCGAGTTGCCTGACCACGGGTGGGACGGCGCCATTCTGTGGGCGTTCGAGGACGCCGTCGACGGACGTGCTCCCACCACACTTGTCGCGCTGGACGTCCAGGTCGCGGCCGAGCACCGGGGGCGGGGGATCGCCGCGCGTGCGCTCGCGGCGCTTCGCACCAACGCTCGCGAGCACGGACTGGCTCGTCTCGCGATTCCGGTGCGGCCCACGCAGAAGCAGGACCGGCCCGACGAAACCATGGCGGACTACCTGCTTCGCCGCCGCGCGGACGGCTACTCCGCCGACGCCTGGTTGCGCACGCACGAGCGAGTCGGAGGCAGGTTCGTCAAGGTCGCACCATTCGCGATGACGATTACCGGCACCCTGCGTCAGTGGGAGGAATGGACCGGGAAGGTGCTTCGACCCGGTCCCAACGTCGTCGACGGTGCGCTCGTCCCCGTCGTGGCGAATGTGGAACAGGACATCGGCGTCTATGTCGAGCCGAATGTATGGTTCGAACACTGTCCATAG
- a CDS encoding class I SAM-dependent DNA methyltransferase — protein sequence MCRRGLAERVDRQPHFASRTRAAYDVLAADYADRFADELAVKPFDRAVLAVFAELVRAQRAGAVVDVGCGPGRIAAHLHDLGLSVSGIDLSPGMVEQARRGHPHLRFREGSMTALDIEDGSLGGIVAWYSIIHVPDEHLPEVLAGFSRVLAPGGYLQLAFAVGDEVVHRTEVGGHPVLLDFHPRQPDHVAELLGQTSLREHARLVRQPDEEGEFRELSPQCFLLARKAR from the coding sequence AACCCCACTTCGCCTCGCGTACCCGCGCGGCGTACGACGTTCTCGCGGCCGACTATGCCGATCGATTCGCCGACGAGTTGGCCGTCAAACCCTTCGATCGCGCGGTACTCGCGGTCTTCGCCGAACTGGTGCGGGCACAGCGAGCGGGCGCGGTCGTCGATGTCGGCTGCGGGCCAGGGCGGATCGCGGCGCACCTGCATGACCTGGGGCTGTCGGTGTCCGGGATCGATCTCTCGCCGGGGATGGTCGAGCAGGCTCGGCGCGGACACCCCCACCTGCGGTTTCGGGAAGGTTCGATGACCGCGCTGGACATCGAGGACGGCAGCCTCGGTGGCATCGTCGCGTGGTATTCGATCATTCACGTGCCAGACGAGCACCTGCCGGAGGTGCTCGCCGGGTTCAGCCGGGTGCTGGCGCCCGGCGGATACCTGCAACTCGCGTTCGCGGTGGGCGACGAGGTGGTGCACCGCACCGAGGTCGGTGGTCACCCGGTCCTACTCGACTTCCATCCCCGGCAACCCGATCACGTGGCCGAACTGCTGGGGCAAACCAGTTTGCGGGAACATGCCCGGCTGGTACGGCAACCCGACGAGGAAGGCGAGTTCAGGGAACTTTCCCCGCAGTGCTTCCTCCTGGCACGCAAGGCGAGGTGA